In Bacteroidales bacterium, the genomic window TCTTTAGTTTTGAATTTTTTATGTAATGCAATTTCTTCTAGACAGGCAATTTTTAATCCCTGTCTTTTCTCAATGATTTCTACATATTTTGCTGCGTCAAGAAGGGATTCATGAGTTCCTGTATCAAGCCAGGCAAAACCACGACCAAGTAATTCAAGTTTTATCTTTTTTTGTTTTAAATATTCAATATTAACATCTGTAATTTCGAGTTCCCCACGGTGTGAAGGTTTTATGTTTTTTGCGATTTCAAACACATTATTATCATAAAAGTATAAGCCAGTGACCGCATAGTTAGATTTTGGATTTCGTGGTTTTTCTTCGAGAGAGATAACATTATGTTCTTTATCGAACTCAGCTACACCGTAGCGTTCTGGATCATCCACATAATATCCGAAAATCACAGCACCTTCTTCAAGTTCAGATGCGTTCATTACTTTTTCTTTTAAGCCTTGTCCGTAGAAGATGTTATCACCTAGAATAAGGCATACATTATTATTTCCAATAATCTTTTCTCCAATTATGAATGCTTCAGCAAGCCCGTTGGGTTGAGATTGTTCAGCATAATCAAATTTTAACCCCCATTGTTTACCGGAACCGAGGATTTTTTTAAAGTTGGGTAAATCGTGAGGAGTGCTAATAATTAGAATTTCGCGAATGCCTGCCAGCATCAAAACTGATATTGGGTAATAGATCATTGGTTTATCATAAACAGGTAAAAGCTGCTTTGATGTTACCAGTGTAAGTGGATGTAAACGAGAACCAGCACCACCAGCTAATACTATTCCCTTCATTTATCTATATCCATAGTTTTTATTTATCCATTTTCTATATTCACCAGATTTTATATTTTCAATCCAATCCTGATTTGCTTGATACCATTTAATTGTTTTAGTAATTCCTTCTTCGAAAGTTACTGATAGTTGAAAATTAAGTTCGTTCTTTATTTTATCCATATTAATAGCGTAACGCCAATCATGACCAGGTCGATCTTTTACAAAGGTGATTAATTTTTTATAATAATCTTCATCTTTGTTTTTAATCAATGCCATTTTTTCGCAGAGGATATTTACTAGATCAATATTGCAAATCTCGTTTTCTCCACCTACATTGTAGGTTTCTCCTCTTTTACCATGTTGGATAATCTCCCAAATTGCTCGGCAATGGTCTTCAACATAAAGCCAATCGCGAATATTTTTACCATCTCCATAAACAGGAAGTGATTTTTCTTCCAACATATTGTTTATCATTAATGGAATAAGTTTCTCCGGAAATTGGTAAAGGCCATAATTGTTGGAACAATTGGAAATTGTGATTGGTAATCCATAAGTGTGAAAATAGGAGCTTACTAAATGATCGCTGGATGCCTTGGATGCAGAATATGGTGAATGAGGGTCGTAAGGTGTGTTCTCATAAAAGAATCCTTCATCATGCAAAGAGCCATAGACTTCATCCGTAGAGATATGATGAAATAGTTTATTCTCGTAATTATCCCAGTATTTTCTTGCGCATTCCAGAAGATTAAAAGTACCGATGATATTTGTTCGGATAAATTCTTTTGGTCCTATAATTGAACGATCTACATGTGATTCTGCGGCAAAATGAACAATAATATCAGGATTATATTTCTGGAAAATTGTTTTAAGTTTATCATAATTTGCGATATCAATTCGTTCAAAGAAATATTTTCTATCGCTGTATTTTTTTGAAACATGTTTTAAGTTCTCTTGATTACCAGCGTAAGTTAATTTATCTACATTTAATATAATCCCAGTAAATTCTGATTTTTTAAATAAATAATGAATAAAGTTCGATCCGATAAAACCAGAACCACCTGTAACTAATATTTTTTCATAATTCATCATACCCTGTTTTGTGTTATATTATACCTGCATTTAATATAGGATTAAAATTAAATGGTTCAATAATTATTGATTCATGATTTATCTCAGGATCATACCAATTATCAATTATTCTTTCTAAAATATCATTAACATATATTATATTATTAAAAAAATTATACCTAGCATCTAATAAACCATCTAACATTACTGAACAATAAGATATAAAAAATTCATCATTTCTAAAATTATTATTATTAATTATAATTGGAGATAAATAGCCATAAGAATTCATAGCTTTTAAATAAATGCCTGTATTGCTTGAAAAATTGTTAAAAATAACATTTATTGTTTCAGTAATATTATCATTATTTCCTGTAATCCAAATATCACTGAACATATTTTGATTTATAATATTGTGTTCAATAGAACCATGAAAACTCCATAATTTACATCCAATCTCATTTTTATCTATATAATTATTTATTATAGAACCACAAAATCTATGCTTTATCTCACAAGCATTACAGTTATTTATTAAAACATTATTTTGTATTTTTCCATTTAAATGATCAATAAAATAAATCCCTTTTTCAGTATTATTCAAAAAAACTGAATTATAGCAAAAAATAGAATCTACATTTGTACTTTTAAACCCACATCCTGCATCTCTAAATATTCCATTCTGTATGTGCAGGTTATTTACCTGATTGAGCAGGCTGGTGCTAGCATAGTCGAATTTACCCCACTCTATAAGATCGTTTTCTACAGTGGCAATGGAAGAGAGTTCGAGGGAGTTGTAAATAGCAAGAGAATCCTGGACATTAGGCATTAGGCTTTCAAGAAAGCCGGCATTTGTGGTAACCCAGAACATGTTGTTTTCTTCGCCCTGGGCGGTGATGGTACCGAGTATCCTGAAGTCAACGCCGGGATTAATGCGGATAACAGCACCGGGTTGGATGGTGAGGGAGTAGCTCGATAGGACATCAGTGTCATCGTCGATTATGTAATGGTGATCTGTTTCGAAGGTAAGGTTTTCTGTAATAACGCCAGAGTAGGTTGTTTCGGGGTAGAGGGTCAAATCGCTGGTGCGATTTTCAGGATTAACCCCCTTTTGTTCCCCCTTAAAAAGGGGGATTTCTCCATCCTTATTCTTTATCTCCCCCTCTATTGAGCTAAAGAGAGGGGGACGGGGGGTGAGTTCTTCCCCTCGCCTTGACGAAGACTGAGGGGTGAGTTGATTCTCTCCTTTCTCAATTTCAAATTCGTAAAGATATTTAAATCCAAAACTGTCTTTTAATGCCACAATATTATATATCCCTGTTGGAATTTTTTTTATTTCAAAATAGCCTTCTGCATCGGTTTCGGTATATTTTACAGGAGATTGAAGTCGGTGATCAAATTCGGTATGCTGGGTTATGATAACTCCGATGTGTGGGTATTGGCTGTTAATTGATACAATTTCCGGGTCGAGTTCTGCTAAATCATACAATGCAACAATAATGCTTGAGTGATCAGAAAGACTTTCGAGATGAACGACTCCCGTAAGATTGCCTTTGGGTGTGGAAGTGGGAGAAGAGCAGGAAACAAGTAAAAAGATGAAAAGGAAAAAGGTAAAAGGAAAATAAGTTTTTATTTTTCTCATATTAATCTTTCCTTTGAACAGCAATAGATCCAAAAATCAATTTTATTTCTTGTGATTCTTGTAGGAGTTCTTTACATAATTTGCGATCACCAATTTCTAATCTATCAATAACTACATACCAAAAATTAGCTTCTCTTGATTCTCTTAAACATATATTTATGCGGGAATAAAACTCCTTTGTTGATCCAGCCTGACTTTCATTGTAGTTGGCTCCTATTGAAGTCGCAGCTTTCGAAAGCTGATAACGAAAAACATCATACTCTTTACCATATGGTAGTGTTTTTAGGAATTTTATTGTGTTTACTGCAAATTGAACAAGCCTTTCATTTAAATCTTTCTCGTATTTCTTCAAACCTTTATCCTTTTAGCTTTTACCTTTTTAATTTCACCCTTTTCTCTTTAGTCTTTTTTTTATCCTTTTTATCTTTAAAATCCAGGGAATCCTGATTCTGACAATTTCACATTTCAGATTTCGATATTAGGAAAACCCCTCTTAGTCTCCCCTTCTAAAGGGGAGTACTTATGGTAGAAATCCTCAAATTTTGCTTTTGATATTTTTTAACCTTTTTTCTTTGATTTTTTTTCTTTCTGCTTTTTGCTTTTTACTTTCTCAAAGCAGGAGCTTTGAGTTACATTATCTATCTCTTTTCCATAGAACCGTTTCATCAATAAAATTCGTTTCTGTTCTTCACTTAGATCTTTAGGAAAAGAAGCCAGAACAAGTTCTCTTGCAATTTGAAGCAATGAGATACCCATCAGAAAACGCTCTTCACCTGTTTTTGACATGAGCAGATCATGATAAATTTTTTGCATTTCAATCGAAGTATCTTGCATCGATAAATTCCTTAATGAAAATGATAAGATCAAGCTTTTCCAGCCACTTTAATAAATATTCTTTATCATAACCAGTGTTAAGTAAATTAATAATATCGTTTTTTTGCTGCTCAGATTGTGTCTCTTTTGCCCAGAATAATTTGGAAATTATCAGGTCTTCTTTTGAAACAACATTAATCTCATTATCAAGAATTTTAATTGTCTGCTTTCTATCAAATTCGATTTTACGATACTCTTCCTTTTTTCGTATCAGGAAATCTATCTTGATAACAGCCTGGCTATGAATAATATTGAAAGAAGAATTATAATGAAGTGCTTCGGTAATTGCATCTTTTGAAATATAGTAATCTTCCTTGAAATTATTTACAAATTTATCAATATCTTTTTCATTTATCTCAATAATAAAATCCAGATCTCTTGTCATACGAGGTTCAGCATAATAATTCATGGCAAGTGAACCTGTGAGCATATAATCAATATGCAATTCATTAAGTTTTTCTACAACATCGAATAAAACATCTAATTCTGAATATGATTTATTCATTTTTTGCCTTTTTAACGATGCTGGTTCGGGTTTCCAACCGGAACCACATGTTTTAACATTTGGTTCAATTAAGATAATTGAACCAACCTATCTTAAAAGCTTTGAGTTATATTCCTGCTTTTCTCTCTTTCCCTTTTGTTAAAAGGGAATAGCACTTGTCTAGGCGTAGCTTTAGCGAAGACTGAAGGGATTCCTCTTTTCCAATCAGATTCTTCCGTCTTCGCTCTGGATACGGAGATAGGTCGGACGCGGTCGTTGTTTGCCCTTGTAGGAGTTTCTCCAACCTTTACTCCGCTTCGTCTCGGAAGGCAGTGTGAGTTCATTCTTCAAAACTCTGCAGGAGTTCTTCCATATATACCGGTGCAGTTCCAACTTTTCCAACTTTGATTCCTGCTGCATGGTTGGCAATAACAGCAGAATTTGACAACATGGCTTCTGAGCTGAGAGCTAAAGCAATAGAGGCTACAACAGTATCTCCAGCTCCAGTAACATCGTAAACCTCTTTGGCAACTGTAGGAATATGAACAGGTTCTTTTCCCTTTTCAAAGACATACATTCCTTCATTTCCAGCAGTAATAATAATATTGGAATTTAAATCTCCTACTAACTTTTTCCCAGCTTCTTTGATATTATCTTCGTTTTCTATTACAATCCCACTCATTTGCTGAGATTCAGCTTTGTTAGGAGTTATTAGAGAAGCATCTTTATACCAGGATTTGTGCTTTGGTTTGGGATCGATAATTAAAATGATATTATTCTTTTTAGAAAACTCTTTTACCCCATGCATCAGGTTTTCTGTAATTGTTCCCTTTGCATAATCTGAAATAATAATAGCCGAAAGGTCGTCTACATCTTTCAAATTTGTTAATATATTTTCAACAAATTGATCATCTATATATTCTATATTTTCTTTGTCCATTCGTAATAGCTGCTGCTCCAGGCCTATTATTCTTGTTTTCAGAATAGTATTTTTCTTAGTATTGGTGAGTATTCCATCTGTACTGATCTCCAGAGAATAAAGTTTATCAAGAAGAATATCTTTGTAGTAATCGTTCCCCACGATCCCAAAAAGAAAGGCATCTCCACCCAAAGTTGAAATATTGGCAGCTACATTTGCTGCTCCTCCGGGTACATACTTTTCATCTGTTACCCTGATAATGGGAATGGGAGCTTCCTGTGATATGCGTTCAACTTCACCGTAGACGTATTTATCAAGCATCAAATCACCGATTACTGCAATTTTCT contains:
- a CDS encoding four helix bundle protein, which produces MKKYEKDLNERLVQFAVNTIKFLKTLPYGKEYDVFRYQLSKAATSIGANYNESQAGSTKEFYSRINICLRESREANFWYVVIDRLEIGDRKLCKELLQESQEIKLIFGSIAVQRKD
- the rfbA gene encoding glucose-1-phosphate thymidylyltransferase RfbA, with product MKGIVLAGGAGSRLHPLTLVTSKQLLPVYDKPMIYYPISVLMLAGIREILIISTPHDLPNFKKILGSGKQWGLKFDYAEQSQPNGLAEAFIIGEKIIGNNNVCLILGDNIFYGQGLKEKVMNASELEEGAVIFGYYVDDPERYGVAEFDKEHNVISLEEKPRNPKSNYAVTGLYFYDNNVFEIAKNIKPSHRGELEITDVNIEYLKQKKIKLELLGRGFAWLDTGTHESLLDAAKYVEIIEKRQGLKIACLEEIALHKKFKTKEQLSEMIQSYGKSTYADYLRKILISR
- the rfaE1 gene encoding D-glycero-beta-D-manno-heptose-7-phosphate kinase — translated: MKKDNILRFTSNNSYNFLEILKKFSNKKIAVIGDLMLDKYVYGEVERISQEAPIPIIRVTDEKYVPGGAANVAANISTLGGDAFLFGIVGNDYYKDILLDKLYSLEISTDGILTNTKKNTILKTRIIGLEQQLLRMDKENIEYIDDQFVENILTNLKDVDDLSAIIISDYAKGTITENLMHGVKEFSKKNNIILIIDPKPKHKSWYKDASLITPNKAESQQMSGIVIENEDNIKEAGKKLVGDLNSNIIITAGNEGMYVFEKGKEPVHIPTVAKEVYDVTGAGDTVVASIALALSSEAMLSNSAVIANHAAGIKVGKVGTAPVYMEELLQSFEE
- the rfbB gene encoding dTDP-glucose 4,6-dehydratase, whose protein sequence is MNYEKILVTGGSGFIGSNFIHYLFKKSEFTGIILNVDKLTYAGNQENLKHVSKKYSDRKYFFERIDIANYDKLKTIFQKYNPDIIVHFAAESHVDRSIIGPKEFIRTNIIGTFNLLECARKYWDNYENKLFHHISTDEVYGSLHDEGFFYENTPYDPHSPYSASKASSDHLVSSYFHTYGLPITISNCSNNYGLYQFPEKLIPLMINNMLEEKSLPVYGDGKNIRDWLYVEDHCRAIWEIIQHGKRGETYNVGGENEICNIDLVNILCEKMALIKNKDEDYYKKLITFVKDRPGHDWRYAINMDKIKNELNFQLSVTFEEGITKTIKWYQANQDWIENIKSGEYRKWINKNYGYR